In one window of Bombus fervidus isolate BK054 chromosome 4, iyBomFerv1, whole genome shotgun sequence DNA:
- the Ich gene encoding zinc finger protein ichor: MKYETQSGPPTAPPHLTSSGVEPPHSSQGTGIVVGGSPAEVVGVDSLLLSPWGATGPDFLEPPDVKQTAAGLQDAWDTLLLGSSVGVASAQSLAELKPLPPFTGYTGHLSINGIPGHHYHTIASSAQRPSLPSSSPTSSSNQEYYESPVVSSSTPCPQGTQKQQQQQQQQQQQQQQQQHHQHQQQQQQQQQQQQQQQQQQQQQQQQQQQQQQQQQQHHHHHHHHHQQQQLPQSTQQVDYDIEDIAEIIGSAIADTTVPGGGNGAGSEHDPDASRDWIDIAEWIDTACSPKAQETTSPSPYSQIYGTATPSTQAQQHGSTLQSLLTHGYAPLINARLQSANAGLQNASCGETPSSTSPYPPVSPPGRVSTSCSPDHLLHSSFAAPSHPRKRSRPAPGSQNPSKKSPGTGATALPYGTESGLIGGKEKPVHRCSICNRGFLNKSNIKVHLRTHTGEKPFRCEVCGKAFRQKAHLIKHQQIHKRIGRD, encoded by the coding sequence ATGAAGTACGAAACGCAGTCAGGTCCGCCAACAGCGCCGCCGCATCTAACATCCTCTGGGGTTGAGCCGCCTCACAGCAGTCAAGGGACAGGCATCGTCGTCGGTGGTTCGCCCGCGGAGGTTGTCGGAGTGGACAGTTTACTTCTATCGCCATGGGGAGCGACTGGTCCGGACTTCCTGGAGCCTCCCGACGTCAAGCAAACGGCAGCTGGTCTGCAGGATGCATGGGACACTCTTCTTCTTGGTTCGTCGGTCGGTGTCGCCTCGGCCCAATCGTTGGCAGAATTGAAACCTCTTCCACCCTTCACCGGTTATACCGGGCATTTGAGCATCAACGGTATACCTGGTCATCACTATCACACGATAGCTTCGTCCGCGCAGAGGCCATCGCTACCATCCTCGTCGCCAACGTCTTCGTCGAATCAAGAGTATTACGAGTCACCGGTCGTATCCTCCAGCACGCCGTGCCCGCAGGGTACCCAaaagcagcaacaacaacaacaacagcaacaacaacagcaacagcaacaacaacatcATCAACAtcaacagcagcaacaacaacagcagcagcagcagcagcagcagcagcaacaacagcagcagcagcagcagcagcagcagcagcaacaacaacaacaacaacagcatcatcatcatcatcatcatcatcaccaACAGCAACAGCTGCCACAGTCGACGCAACAAGTGGACTACGATATCGAGGATATAGCAGAGATTATTGGTTCGGCGATAGCGGACACGACAGTTCCTGGTGGTGGAAACGGGGCAGGTTCGGAGCACGATCCGGACGCGTCGCGCGATTGGATCGACATTGCCGAGTGGATCGATACCGCGTGCTCGCCGAAAGCTCAAGAAACTACGTCGCCAAGCCCGTATTCGCAGATATACGGGACGGCGACACCTTCGACGCAGGCACAGCAGCACGGCTCGACCTTGCAAAGTTTGCTGACGCATGGGTACGCGCCGCTGATCAACGCCAGGTTGCAATCCGCGAATGCTGGCCTACAAAATGCATCCTGCGGCGAGACTCCGTCGTCGACGAGCCCCTACCCACCTGTCAGTCCACCTGGCAGAGTCTCAACCTCGTGCAGTCCCGATCATTTGCTGCACTCGTCCTTCGCGGCACCTTCTCACCCTAGAAAGAGATCACGGCCTGCTCCAGGCTCGCAGAATCCGTCGAAGAAGAGTCCAGGCACGGGTGCGACGGCACTACCGTACGGAACGGAATCTGGCCTGATAGGCGGCAAGGAGAAGCCGGTGCATAGGTGTTCGATCTGCAACAGAGGATTTCTAAACAAGAGCAATATCAAGGTGCACTTGAGAACGCATACGGGCGAGAAGCCGTTTAGGTGTGAAGTATGCGGCAAAGCCTTCAGGCAGAAGGCGCACCTCATTAAACACCAACAGATTCACAAAAGGATCGGCAGGGATTAG